Proteins encoded within one genomic window of Ursus arctos isolate Adak ecotype North America unplaced genomic scaffold, UrsArc2.0 scaffold_7, whole genome shotgun sequence:
- the AVPI1 gene encoding arginine vasopressin-induced protein 1: MGTPASVVSEPPPWQAPAEARGRKQASANIFQDAELLQIQGLFQRSGDQLAEERAQIVWDCAGDHRVAEALRRLRRKRPPRPKALGHSLHHCSRLRIPEPCVPPADPQSGAAETASGDRHLNSRTSARIRRNWQKPGPTRYLHQVRH; this comes from the exons ATGGGTACCCCGGCCTCTGTGGTGAGTGAGCCGCCCCCTTGGCAGGCCCCAGCGGAGGCCCGGGGCCGCAAGCAGGCCTCGGCCAACATCTTCCAGGACGCTGAGCTGCTCCAGATCCAGGGCCTGTTCCAGCGCAGTGGGGACCAGCTGGCCGAGGAGCGGGCACAGATCGTCTGGGACTGTGCAGGAGACCACCGTGTGGCAGAGGCCTTGCGGAGGCTGCGCAGGAAGAGGCCGCCTCGGCCGAAAGCCCTGGGCCACTCTCTGCACCACTGCAGCCGGCTCAG AATCCCCGAGCCCTGCGTTCCACCAGCCGACCCACAGAGTGGTGCTGCGGAGACAGCTTCTGGCGATCGGCATCTGAACTCCAGAACAAGTGCCAGGATCCGCCGGAACTGGCAGAAGCCAGGCCCCACACGCTACCTCCATCAGGTCAGACACTGA